The sequence AAGTACACCTCGGCCTTGAACGGCGAGTTGAAGCCGTACTTCCAGCCCTTGAGGGTCGACAGAATCGGCATGTTCTGCGTCTCGAGGGTGTACATGCCGGGCGGGTACGCGTCGGCTATCTGACCCTCGTTGACGAAGACGGCCGCCTGTGACTCACGCACGGTGAGCTTGGCGCCCATCTTGATTTCGTTCTCATAGCGCGGGAAACGCCACACAATGGTATCCCGGCTGTCGTCGGTCCATTCAATGATGTCGACGAACTCGCCGCGGATCCGGCCCATGATATCCACGTTCGCACCACCCCCGGAGCCTTCGGCGCCTGTCGCCACACCACCTGTGGCGCAACTTCGTGGCGAACCATACCGTCCGGTCGGCTTGGGGGTGGATCGTGTCCGCTAGTTGTCAGACAGCAGGCGGGGATCTCCGGTGGTGGGCGCGACGCGGTCCAGGCGCCCGGCGAACCTAGCGCCCGGTGAACCGTGGCGGCTGCTTGGTCGGGAAGGCCTCGACGGCGGCCCGGTGGTCATCGATGGCGGCCAGCGCCGCGGGGTCGCGCCCCTCGGCGACCAGCACCTGCTCCAGCGAGGCGGCCCAGGCCTGTCGCATGGCGCTCTTGGCGATCGCGTAGGCCCGCGGCGGGCCGGCGGCGAGCCGGCGGGCGAGGGCGGCCGCCGCGGGCAGCAGTTCGTCGGCGGGCAGCACCCGCGCGACGAGTCCCCAGGCGAGCGCGTCGTCGGCGGTGAACGGCTCGGTCAGCAGCACGAGCTCGCTGGCCCGGGCGCCGCCGACCACCTTGACCAGGCTCGCGGCGAGGGCCGAGTCCGGGGTGAGGCCGCTGCCGGTGAACGCGGCGGTGAACCGCGCGCCGGCCGCGGCCAGCCGCACGTCGCAGGACAGGGCGAGGCCGAGCCCAGCGCCCGCGCAGGTGCCGTTGACCGCCGCGACCACCGGCTTCGGCATGGTCGCGAGGGCCGTGACCACCGGGCTGTAGTGGTCGGCGGCGCCGTCGAAGGCGTCGCGGCCCTCGGCGCGCACCGCGGCGGTGTGCTCGCGCAGGTCCCGGCCCGCCGAGAAGACGCCCCCGGTGCCGGTGAGCAGGACGGCGCGCACCGCGTCGTCCCGGGCGACCCGCTCGACCGCGTCGCGCAGGGCGATCTTCGCGATCTCGGTGAGCGACGGGGTGGTCATCGTGAGCGTCGCGACCTCGTCGGTGACTGTGCAGGTCACGGCGCCCAGCGTGCCGGGCCCGCTGCAGTGGCGACCGTCCATGCCGTCAGACTACTGTGTGTAATCGAATCGCGGTCATCCGTAGTCCAGGATGGGCCGAAGCGCGACCGTAGAATTCGCCCGGTGAACGTGGTCTCGCTCGGATTTCGGACCGACCTGATGCTGCGGCGGCTGGCCGGTGCCGTCATCACCGAGCGGCCGTCATACCTCGCAGTCCGGACTCCCGGCAATCCCGGGTTCTGGTGGGGGAACTTCGTGCTGGTCGACCGGCCGTTCGCGGCGGGCGACGCGGGCCGCTGGGCGGACGTCTTCGCCCGCGAGTTCCCGGGCGCCGCCCACCTCGCGCTGGGCGTGGACGGCATCGACGGCGACGCGGGCGACGCCGTCGAGCTGGCCAGGCTCGGGTTGACGGTCGAGGTGGACACGGTCCTGACCGCGACCCGGCTGACACCGCCCGCACGCCCGCCGGCCGGGGCCACGATCCGCCCGCTCGCGGGCGACGCCGACTGGGCCGAGGCCTTCGAGCTGCGGCTGGCCGCCCACGGAGAGCAGGACGCGTCCGCCGAGTACCGCCAGTACGTCGCCCGCAAGCTCGCCGAGGAACGCGCGCTCTGCGACGCCGGCCACGGCGCCTGGTTCGGGGTGTTCGTCGACGGCCGGCTCGGCGCCAGCGCCGGCCTGTTCGCCGACGGAGACGGCGACCGCCTGGGCCGCTACCAGAGCGTCGAGACGCATCCGGACCTGCGTCGCCGCGGGCTCGCGTCGGCCCTGGTCCACCGCCTCGGCGACTGGGGCCGCGGTGAGCTGGGCGTCCGCACGCTGGTCATCGTCGCCGACCCCGACTACCACGCGATCCGCCTCTACCGGGCCCTCGGCTTCACCGACACCGAGAAGCAGGTACAGCTCTACCGCGAACCCCCCGCGGCCGAGGCCTGAGCACTCGCGTTCCGCGGCCGAACGGGACCGACCCGGCCGAACGCGACGCTCAGGACCCGCGGGTCGGTCGGCCGCCGGGCACCGGCGGCGATACTGGACGGGTGGTGGCTCTCGCCCGTCATCTGCTGCGCGCCAAGGATCTCGCTGACGGCCGGTATTTCGAGGCGCTCACGGTCGCGGACCTCGCGCGCGCCGCCGGGCTGTCGCCGGCGCACTTCAGCCGTGAGTTCCGGGCCGCCTTCGGCCAGCCACCACACCAGTACCTGCTCACCCGCCGGCTCGAACGGGCGGCCGCGCTGCTGCGCAACACCGACCGCGACGTGACCGAGATCTGCTTCGCCGTCGGGCTGACCAGCGTCGGGTCGTTCCTCACGAGCTTCCGCCGGATCTACGGCGTCACGCCGTCGTCCTACCGGGCGAGCTTCCCGCCGGCACAGCGCCACATCCGGGTGCCCGACTGCGTCGCCCGCGTCTACGGCCGGCCGCGAAACCGCACGTTTCGAGAAGCCGGCGGCTGACCGGACGCCATAGCGTCGCGCCCAGTCGACCAGGGAGCAGCGATGATCAGGATTGCCAACGCCCAGTTCTGGGTGCATGACCAGGACGAGGCGCTCGCCTTTTACACCAGGAAGCTCGGCTGGGAGGTCCGCTCGGACGTCACGATGGCCGAATGGTCGTTCCGCTGGCTCGTCGTCGGGCCGGTCGGGCAGGACGACGTCGGGCTGGTCCTGATGCCCGTGCCGCGGCCGCCGATGTTCGACGCCGGCGTCAGCGCGGCGCTCGCCGACCTGGTCGCCAAGGGCGCGGGCGGCACGCTGTTCCTGGAGACCGACGACTGCCAGGCCTCCTACGACGACCTGTCCGCCCGCGGCGTCGTCTTCAACGACCCGCCGACGCCCCAGCCATACGGCATCGACACCTCTTTCCGCGACCCGTCGGGTAACAACATCCGGCTCACCCAGATCCTCGACTTCTCCCCCGACCGCCGCTAGCGGGCCGGCCCGGTCCCGGGCGGGCGCGCGTCGCGGCGGAATGGGCTGTGTGAGAGTGACGGACATGCCCGTCACGCCGACCGTCCCGTCGCCGGCCGCCCTCGCCGCGTACCACGGGCCGCCGGCCTTCGGCTGGCCGTCGGCGGCCGGCCGGTGGACGTTCGACCCGGCGCTGGTGGTGTTCGCCGCCCTCGCCGCCGCCGGCTACCTGCTGGCCCTGGCCCGCGTCCGCAGGGCCGGCGGACGCTGGCCGGTGGCCCGCACGCTCAGCTTCCTGGTGCCGGGGATCGGCCTGGCCGTGCTCGCCGGGCTGTGGTGGGTCGGCGTCTACGCGCGGGTGCTGTTCTGGGACTTCACGGTGCAGGTGATCCTGCTGCTGCTGGTCGCGCCGATCTTCCTCGCCTTCGGCCGGCCGCTGACGCTGGTGGCGGCCGGTGGCGGCCGGTCGGGCCGGTTCGTCGACCGGGTGCGCGCGAGCGGACCGTTCCGGATCGCGTCCCATCCCGCGTTCGGGCCGCTGCTGGTTCCCGTCATCGTCTGCGCCGTCTACTTCACCGGGCTGCTCGCGGCGGCGCAGCGTGACGCGGGCGTCGCGGAGATCATCCAGGTCGCGCTGCTGCTGACGGGTTTCGTGGTCGCGCTGCCGCTGGCCGGTGAGGACGCGGGAACCTCGACGACCAGCCTGGCGATCGCAGGGGGCATGTTCTTCGGGGTACTGGAACTGCTGCTGGACGCGGTCCCGGGCATCTTCGTACGGCTGCGCCACGGCCTGTTGGCGCCCGGGTACTACGCGTCCCTGCACCGGCCGTGGGGGCCGTCACCGCTGAACGACCAGCATGTCGGCGGGACGATCCTCTGGACGGTCGCCGAGGTCGTCGACCTGCCCTTCCTCGTCCTCCTGGTCCGGCGGTGGATCAAGGTGGACGCCCAGGAGGCGGCCCGGGTCGACCGGGAGCTCGACGCCCTCACGCTGGCCCAGCCCGCGTTCGCCGCGTCGTCCTCGGCCGACGGCGGGACCCCGGGCGCCGGCGCGGCCGAGGAGGCCGAGCGGACCCGGCCCTGGTGGGAGACCGACGCCGACTACTTCGGCGGCTCCCGCGCCGCCCAGTTCCGCCGCGCCGGCGCCGAGCGAAACCCGACCGAGCCGTCCTAGGCGAGAGCCACCGCCCGGGCGCCGATCGTCCGGCCAGCGGTCGTTCGGGCGGCAATCGTCCGGCGAGCGGCCGTCCGGACGGCAATCGTTCGGGCGGCGATCCGCGATCGCCCTTGCCGTTTGCGGTCTGGTAAAGGCACGATTCCCACGGTTATGTCGCCGGCTCAACGCTCCCTGTGGCGCGCCGGGGCCGGACGGCCAGGGCGTGACCGGACTTCGGGGGCAGGCTGTGACGCTGCTGCGCGACCGCAGGTTCCGGCTCCTGTGGTCAGGACAGCTGCTGTCGAACATCGGCGACTGGTTTCTCGTCGTCGCCGTACCGGTGTACGTCTTCCAGCTGACCGGCTCGACGCTGGGCACCGGGCTGGCCCTCGTCACCCAGATGGTCCCGGCCCTCATCTGGCCGCCGCTCGCGGGCGTCCTGGTGGACCGGATGGACCGGTTGACGGTGATGATCGCCGCCGACGTGGCCCGGGCCTGGATCATGCTGCTGCTGGTCCTGGCCGAGGCGGACCGGCTGTGGCTGGTCTACGTGGTGCTGCTCGCCCAGGCCTCGCTCGCGCAGTTCTTCCTGCCGGCCCGGCAGGCCGTCATCCCGGCGGTCGTCGGGCGCGGCAAGGAGCTCGGCCACGCGAACGCCTGGTTCTCCCTGTCCGGTGGGATCATGCGGATCGCCGGAGCGCCGCTGGGTGGACTCGTCTACGCCACGGCCGGGTTCCACGCGGCCGTGCTCGCCGACAGCGCGAGCTACGCCATCTCCGCGTCGACCCTCGTCGGGGTGCGCGCGCTGAGCCGGAGCCCCGGGACCGCCTGTGCCGCGACGCGCCCCGCTCCCCACCCCCAGGCGGCGGTGTACCTGCGGGAGGCCGTCGCCTTTCTGCGCGGCCACCGCGTCCTGTGGGGGCTGCTCCTGGTCTCGGCGGTCTTCGAAGGGGTGGACGGGGCGCTCAACGTCCTGCTCGTGCCCTACGCGGTCCACACGCTGAACAGCGGCTCCGGCGGCGTCGGCCTGCTGTTCGCCGCGCTGGGCGGGGGTTTCCTGCTGAGCGCCCCGGTGGGGCGGTGGGTGGCCGAGGCCCGTCTGCTGCGCGTCGGGGTCGCCGCGTGTCTCGCCGTCATCGACGGCTGCTTCGCCGTGCTGTTCCACACCCACGCGTTCGCCGTCGCGCTGGTCGCGATCGGGATCGTGGGCGTGCCCGGCGGCGCGTTCGTGCTCGTCGTCCAGGTCGAGCTCCAGCGCGGGACGCCGTCGGCACTGCTCGGGCGGATCGGTTCCGCGTTCGCGGCCGCGCAGATGACCGCCGCGCTGCTGGGCGCCACGCTGTCCAGCGTCGCCGTCCGGCCGCTGGGCCTGACCGTGGTCGCCGACGCGGCCGTGG is a genomic window of Pseudofrankia inefficax containing:
- a CDS encoding MFS transporter, with the translated sequence MTGLRGQAVTLLRDRRFRLLWSGQLLSNIGDWFLVVAVPVYVFQLTGSTLGTGLALVTQMVPALIWPPLAGVLVDRMDRLTVMIAADVARAWIMLLLVLAEADRLWLVYVVLLAQASLAQFFLPARQAVIPAVVGRGKELGHANAWFSLSGGIMRIAGAPLGGLVYATAGFHAAVLADSASYAISASTLVGVRALSRSPGTACAATRPAPHPQAAVYLREAVAFLRGHRVLWGLLLVSAVFEGVDGALNVLLVPYAVHTLNSGSGGVGLLFAALGGGFLLSAPVGRWVAEARLLRVGVAACLAVIDGCFAVLFHTHAFAVALVAIGIVGVPGGAFVLVVQVELQRGTPSALLGRIGSAFAAAQMTAALLGATLSSVAVRPLGLTVVADAAVVVLLLGAAAAVALLPAGPVRARAGPTRRRAAHPVSATPAGEPDAPG
- a CDS encoding cytochrome c oxidase assembly protein, with translation MPVTPTVPSPAALAAYHGPPAFGWPSAAGRWTFDPALVVFAALAAAGYLLALARVRRAGGRWPVARTLSFLVPGIGLAVLAGLWWVGVYARVLFWDFTVQVILLLLVAPIFLAFGRPLTLVAAGGGRSGRFVDRVRASGPFRIASHPAFGPLLVPVIVCAVYFTGLLAAAQRDAGVAEIIQVALLLTGFVVALPLAGEDAGTSTTSLAIAGGMFFGVLELLLDAVPGIFVRLRHGLLAPGYYASLHRPWGPSPLNDQHVGGTILWTVAEVVDLPFLVLLVRRWIKVDAQEAARVDRELDALTLAQPAFAASSSADGGTPGAGAAEEAERTRPWWETDADYFGGSRAAQFRRAGAERNPTEPS
- a CDS encoding GNAT family N-acetyltransferase — its product is MNVVSLGFRTDLMLRRLAGAVITERPSYLAVRTPGNPGFWWGNFVLVDRPFAAGDAGRWADVFAREFPGAAHLALGVDGIDGDAGDAVELARLGLTVEVDTVLTATRLTPPARPPAGATIRPLAGDADWAEAFELRLAAHGEQDASAEYRQYVARKLAEERALCDAGHGAWFGVFVDGRLGASAGLFADGDGDRLGRYQSVETHPDLRRRGLASALVHRLGDWGRGELGVRTLVIVADPDYHAIRLYRALGFTDTEKQVQLYREPPAAEA
- a CDS encoding enoyl-CoA hydratase/isomerase family protein, giving the protein MDGRHCSGPGTLGAVTCTVTDEVATLTMTTPSLTEIAKIALRDAVERVARDDAVRAVLLTGTGGVFSAGRDLREHTAAVRAEGRDAFDGAADHYSPVVTALATMPKPVVAAVNGTCAGAGLGLALSCDVRLAAAGARFTAAFTGSGLTPDSALAASLVKVVGGARASELVLLTEPFTADDALAWGLVARVLPADELLPAAAALARRLAAGPPRAYAIAKSAMRQAWAASLEQVLVAEGRDPAALAAIDDHRAAVEAFPTKQPPRFTGR
- a CDS encoding VOC family protein — translated: MIRIANAQFWVHDQDEALAFYTRKLGWEVRSDVTMAEWSFRWLVVGPVGQDDVGLVLMPVPRPPMFDAGVSAALADLVAKGAGGTLFLETDDCQASYDDLSARGVVFNDPPTPQPYGIDTSFRDPSGNNIRLTQILDFSPDRR
- a CDS encoding helix-turn-helix transcriptional regulator codes for the protein MALARHLLRAKDLADGRYFEALTVADLARAAGLSPAHFSREFRAAFGQPPHQYLLTRRLERAAALLRNTDRDVTEICFAVGLTSVGSFLTSFRRIYGVTPSSYRASFPPAQRHIRVPDCVARVYGRPRNRTFREAGG